From the Motacilla alba alba isolate MOTALB_02 chromosome Z, Motacilla_alba_V1.0_pri, whole genome shotgun sequence genome, one window contains:
- the LOC119695722 gene encoding avidin-like, which yields MSHRVLSALALPAGVSVAAAAVGFQLLCQGAEHPGEKKASKKEENATMGKSRRHIKPCNLTGWWENDLGSKMQVFEVGKDGTFSGEYHTSVSSTKKPIQPSPLTGSQHLDEDGQCTFGFTVNWKKFSDSTAVFVGQCFNGDDGKEVLHTSWLLREKVDSEPDDWKATRTGRNTFTRMG from the exons ATGAGCCACCGCGTCCTCTCCGCTCTCGCCCTGCCTGCAGGGGTGTCCGTGGCCGCGGCTGCGGTAGGCTTCCAG CTCCTctgccagggagctgagcaccctggggagaaaaaggccagcaagaaagaggaaaatgcaacCATGGGGAAGAGCAGAAGGCATATCAAG CCGTGCAACCTGACTGGATGGTGGGAGAATGATCTGGGCTCCAAGATGCAAGTGTTCGAGGTTGGCAAGGATGGAACCTTCTCTGGCGAGTACCACACCTCTGTGTCAAGCACCAAGAAACCCATCCAGCCTTCCCCACTGACTGGCTCCCAGCACCTGGATGAGGATGGACAGTGCACCTTTGGCTTCACTGTCAACTGGAAGAAGTTCTCAG ACTCCACAGCTGTCTTTGTGGGCCAGTGCTTCAATGGGGATGATGGGAAGGAAGTCCTGCACACTTCTTGGCTGCTGCGGGAGAAAGTCGACTCGGAGCCCGATGACTGGAAAGCCACCAG GACTGGCCGCAACACCTTCACTCGAATGGGCTGA
- the LOC119695775 gene encoding avidin-like: protein MGRSAFALVLALALAVCVAPVERKCLLSGSWRSDTSCRMVVSTLDKDNRFSGFYLPGPAAGYSELLTSPLEGSQQDTGLVPQPTFSFTVNWRLQDSETARTSVFLGQCYVDTNGEETLHALWLLREAADSPAEDWKATRIGTSTFTRIK, encoded by the exons ATGGGCAGAAGTGCTTTTGCCCTGGTCCTCGCCCTTGCCCTGGCAGTGTGTGTTGCTCCTGTGGAGAGGAAG TGCCTTCTCTCTGGGTCATGGCGGAGTGACACCAGCTGCCGGATGGTTGTGTCCACCCTGGACAAGGACAACAGATTCTCTGGTTTTTACCTGCCGGGACCTGCTGCTGGCTACTCAGAACTCCTCACGTCACCACTGGAGGGGTCTCAACAAGATACAGGGCTGGTCCCACAGCCCACCTTCTCCTTCACTGTGAACTGGAGACTCCAAG ACTCAGAGACTGCCCGGACAAGTGTCTTCCTGGGCCAGTGCTATGTGGACACCAACGGGGAGGAGACCCTGCATGCCCTGTGGCTCCTGCGAGAGGCAGCCGACAGTCCTGCAGAGGACTGGAAAGCCACCCG GATTGGCACCAGCACCTTCACACGGATAAAATAA
- the LOC119695781 gene encoding avidin-like codes for MRGGALILVLSLAVALAESVAPAERKCQLSGLWRNDQDSLMEISVLRDNGDFQGQYLTRVTLFGGCAQVSPLRGAQQQLGEEGWPTFAFTVRWDKFSNATTTFVGQCFVDAGGKEMLSTMWLLREAVGSLEEDWKATRVGRNVFTRKRTTKGKILPNLSPPCEAVSSPGP; via the exons ATGAGGGGCGGCGCTCTCATCCTGGTCCTCTCCCTCGCCGTGGCGCTGGCAGAGAGCGTTGCTCCTGCAGAGAGGAAG TGCCAGCTCAGCGGACTGTGGAGGAATGACCAGGACTCACTGATGGAGATTTCGGTGCTGAGGGACAACGGGGACTTCCAGGGACAATACCTCACGCGAGTCACCCTTTTCGGGGGCTGTGCCCAAGTCTCGCCGCTGAggggtgcccagcagcagcttggagaGGAGGGCTGGCCCACCTTTGCCTTCACTGTGCGCTGGGACAAGTTCTCCA ATGCCACCACCACCTTCGTGGGACAATGCTTTGTGGATGCAGGTGGAAAGGAGATGCTGAGCACCATGTGGCTGCTGCGTGAAGCTGTCGGGTCCCTTGAGGAGGACTGGAAAGCCACGAG GGTGGGCAGAAATGTCTTCACACGCAAACGCACCACAAAAGGAAAGATCCTGCCGAACTTGTCCCCTCCCTGTGAGGCTGTGTCTTCACCAGGCCCATGA
- the LOC119695531 gene encoding LOW QUALITY PROTEIN: avidin-like (The sequence of the model RefSeq protein was modified relative to this genomic sequence to represent the inferred CDS: inserted 1 base in 1 codon; substituted 1 base at 1 genomic stop codon) has product MPLLREAEGEGKREGELWLSTVQATHTTPGPQCDLQGLWRNELGSNMTILATSTAGNFLGSHHTAVAATNKQILVSPLGKVQQHLSAKRHPTFSFTVQWSLPDSTTAFVGFVDHQGKETLETTWLCXEEVLXHKDTWKATRDSTSIFTHIK; this is encoded by the exons ATGCCACTGCTTAGGGAGGCtgagggggaggggaaaagggagggggaaCTGTGGCTCAGCACTGTCCAAGCCACCCACACAACCCCTGGTCCCCAGTGTGACCTGCAGGGCCTGTGGAGAAATGAGCTGGGCTCCAATATGACCATCTTGGCCACAAGCACAGCTGGGAACTTCTTGGGCTCCCACCACACTGCGGTGGCAGCCACCAACAAGCAGATCCTGGTGTCACCTTTGGGAAAGGTCCAGCAGCATCTCAGTGCCAAGAGACACCCCACCTTCAGCTTCACTGTGCAGTGGT CCTTGCCAGACTCCACCACTGCCTTTGTGGGCTTCGTGGATCACCAAGGGAAGGAGACACTGGAGACCACGTGGCTCT GGGAAGAGGTCCTGTGACACAAGGACACCTGGAAAGCCACAAG AGACAGCACTTCCATCTTCACCCACATCAAGTGA
- the CREB3 gene encoding cyclic AMP-responsive element-binding protein 3 has protein sequence MSCSEELDALADVDLLDFLLKDDAPCPEIPGEQNGLLEDWGLPMPELLDKEMDDFISSLLSPLEDEPDRLSYLPANNDSSISEDQHLSHCLGSNFASRDIVQVDHNYSLHQAWPALESVKSDMMEGDVTIELGAWVGLEGPSEALEQSTTSPVAVAVEDEPQLVPGAMVQSDFPELVLTEEEKQLLEKEGVTLPTCLPLTKAEERVLRKVRRKIRNKQAAQDSRRRRKIYVDGLENRVAACTAENHELEKKVQQLQKQNMSLLRQLQKLQALVRRSAPKTTRRKTCTMIVVLSFCLVLSPSIRLPGSVEPQRELKVLSRQIREFPNQGAPDVQHDTELEGFSPEPGDSLLSGNLSQSWEEGQSPLNSTPRSFNSNSSSDPPAAARSKPGSPQSDPLQAAVVVPWKSKGQEWVEHPDRVLIQQHHANEM, from the exons ATGTCGTGCTCAGAGGAACTGGATGCCCTGGCAGATGTGGATCTGCTTGACTTTCTTTTGAAGGATGACGCTCCCTGTCCTGAAATCCCAGGGGAGCAGAATGGTCTGCTGGAAGACTGGGGCCTGCCAATGCCTGAG CTCCTGGACAAGGAGATGGATGACTTCATCAGCTCACTGCTGAGCCCTTTAGAAGATGAACCAGACAGGCTCAGTTATTTGCCTGCCAACAAtgacagcagcatttctgaggaTCAGCATCTGTCCCATTGCCTTGGTAGCAATTTTGCCAGCCGAGACATTGTGCAGGTTGATCATAACTACTCCCTTCACCAGGCCTGGCCTGCACTGGAAAGTGTGAAGTCTGACATGATGGAAGGAGATGTTACCATTGAGCTAG GGGCATGGGTGGGTTTGGAAGGCCCAAgcgaggcactggaacagagcACCACTTCCCctgttgctgttgctgtggaAGATGAACCCCAGCTTGTGCCTGGAGCCATGGTACAG tCTGACTTCCCAGAGCTGGTCCTgacagaggaggagaagcagcttcTGGAGAAAGAAGGTGTTACATTACCAACCTGTCTGCCACTGACCAAA GCTGAGGAGCGAGTTCTGAGGAAAGTGCGTCGTAAGATTCGGAACAAGCAGGCAGCTCAGGATAGTCGTCGCCGGAGGAAGATCTATGTGGATGGCCTGGAAAACAG GGTGGCAGCTTGCACAGCTGAAAACCATGAACTGGAGAAGAAGGTGCAGCAACTGCAGAAGCAGAACAT GTCACTGCTCAGGCAGTTGCAGAAACTGCAGGCCTTGGTGAGACGATCCGCCCCCAAAACTACCAGAAGAAAAACCTGCACCATG ATCGTGGTTCTGTCCTTCTGCCTCGTTCTGTCCCCCAGCATCCGCTTGCCTGGGAGCGTAGAGCCACAGCGGGAGCTCAAGG TGCTGTCACGGCAGATCCGCGAGTTTCCGAACCAGGGAGCACCTGATGTGCAGCACGACACTGAGCTGGAGGGCTTCAGCCCAGAGCCTGGAGACTCCTTGCTGTCGGGCAACCTCAGTCAGTCATGGGAAGAGGGGCAGAGTCCACTTAACTCCACTCCCAGATCTTTCAACAGCAACTCATCCTCTGACCCTCCGGCAGCAGCACGCTCCAAGCCGGGCTCGCCCCAGAGTGACCctttgcaggcagcagtggtggTGCCATGGAAATCCAAGGGTCAGGAGTGGGTAGAACACCCTGACAGAGTTCTCATCCAGCAGCACCATGCCAATGAGATGTGA
- the LOC119695693 gene encoding avidin-like, giving the protein MVQATPLLLVLFLALGAHSLAVKKCSLTGRWINDLGSNMTITSVNANGVFAGSYHTAVSATSNEIKLSPLQGSMQKSPNQKGQPTFGFTVNWSFSDSITVFTGQCFVDEYGKEVLKTMWLLRSRVENIKNDWKATRVGTNVFTRLQSQE; this is encoded by the exons ATGGTGCAAGCAACTCCCTTGCTGCTCGTGCTCTTCCTGGCCCTGGGGGCTCATAGCCTGGCTGTGAAAAAG tgcTCCCTGACTGGGCGCTGGATCAATGACCTGGGCTCCAACATGACCATCACATCTGTGAATGCAAACGGTGTCTTTGCTGGCTCCTACCACACGGCTGTGTCAGCCACCTCCAACGAGATCAAGCTGTCACCACTGCAGGGATCCATGCAGAAGAGCCCTAACCAGAAGGGCCAGCCCACGTTTGGCTTCACCGTCAACTGGAGCTTTTCAG ACTCCATCACTGTTTTCACGGGCCAGTGCTTTGTGGATGAGTATGGAAAGGAGGTTTTGAAGACCATGTGGCTGCTGAGGTCACGTGTGGAGAACATCAAAAATGACTGGAAAGCCACCAG GGTGGGCACCAACGTCTTCACCCGCCTGCAGTCACAGGAGTGA